A genomic segment from Gossypium hirsutum isolate 1008001.06 chromosome D04, Gossypium_hirsutum_v2.1, whole genome shotgun sequence encodes:
- the LOC121216432 gene encoding DNA-directed RNA polymerases I and III subunit RPAC2 translates to MFCPLEPETIEHGSFTDNSPATFSLTDEDHTIANVVRFTLNQDPRVTFCGYSIPHPLEARVNIIVQTTGDPAREVLKDACQNLMLMCRHVRCTFDKAVEDFKASNVVKAMKIDSQDSSGDDSEESE, encoded by the exons ATGTTCTGTCCATTGGAACCG GAAACAATAGAACACGGGTCTTTCACTGATAATAGTCCTGCCACTTTTTCTTTAACTGATGAAGATCATACCATAGCTAACGTTGTTAGATTCACTTTGAATCAAGA CCCAAGGGTTACATTCTGTGGCTACAGTATTCCTCATCCTTTAGAGGCTCGAGTTAATATTATAGTTCAAACCACTG GTGATCCAGCAAGAGAGGTATTGAAAGATGCATGTCAAAATCTAATGTTGATGTGTAGGCATGTGAGGTGCACTTTTGACAAGGCTGTTGAAGATTTTAAAGCAAGCAATGTTGTGAAGGCTATGAAAATTGATTCACAAGACAGTAGTGGTGATGATTCAGAAGAGAGTGAATGA